The Planctomycetia bacterium DNA window ACCATTCGCCAACTCCTAGAGCACTCAGGCGGCTGGGATCGCGATGTGGAATTCGACCCCATGTTCCGCGCCGTCGAGGTTGCCCAAGAACTCCACGAGCCTGCGCCAGCCCGGCCGGATACGGTCATTCGGTACATGCTGCGCAGCAAGTTGGATTCTGAACCTGGCGCACGCACCGCGTACTCGAACTTTGGTTACTGTATTTTGGGCCGCGTCATCGAGACAGTAACCGGCAAAAACTATGGGCAAGCCGTGCAGGAGTTGGTGCTCGGGCCGGCCGGCATTCAACGGATGCGATTGGGCAAATCCCGACTGGCGGAACGCGCGCCCGATGAAGTGTGGTACGACGACGAAGTCGTCGGTGAAACCACGACCAGCGTCTTCCCGGACGATCGTGATCCGGTCTCGTGGTGCTATGGCGGCTTTCACCTCGAAGCCATGGACGCGCACGGCGGCTGGTTGGCGTCGCCGATTGACTTGATGCGCTTCGCCACGGCCGTCGATGGACGACGCGGGACGGCATTGTTGACGCCGGATTCACTTCGCGAAATGACCCAACGCCCTTCGTACGCGCCGCAGCCGACGGATGGCGCCTACATGGGCCTTTGCTGGAACCTTCGTGATGCGGGCCAAGATAAGAACTGGTGGCACACCGGTTCGCTGCCAGGTACATCGTCGTTGCTGGTCCGCACGCACCACGGCTTTGCTTGGGCGGCGGTCTTCAATGATCGCCCCGCCAAAGCCCGCGACCGCAACGCCTTTCACGAAGAACTCGACGCCCTCTTCTGGCAGGCCATCGAAGAAATCGACGCCTGGCCTGCGGAAGATTTGTTCCCGCACTTTCCCTAGTTGCATCCCTTGTTGTGCTACACAACTTAGTTGTTCTGGCAACCACGAAAGTCACGAAAAACACGAACGGGTCTTCGAGAACGAGACTGTCCTCCAAGTACCAACCGTTTGTCGACTCGTCGGCAGGCGATGTATCGACCACCATCGCTCAGCAAAGCCTTTTCAACTTTCGTGTCTTTCGTGCTTTTCGTGGTTCGTCTTGAAATGTGAAGGTCGACGAAGCCTTTGACGTCGGCCGAGCTGGAGCCAGAAAACACAAGTAGCCGGCCAAAAACTGGCCGGCTACTTTCTGCGTTTCAATTGCGATCGCGAACGATCAGTCCGCGTAGATGTGCGTCAGTTCTTCTTCGAGCACCGGGTTTGCACTTTCTTCCGTGCGGAAGAACGCTCGGAAGCGGACGTTGCCTTCGCCGTGGCATTTGACGTGGACGCGATAGGTCTCCGTCGCCCCAGCAGCCAACTCGGCCAGCGGTTCGAAGACGATCTTCTCGCCGTCGATCACGCCTTCGCTCGGGCCGTCGATTTCCAAGGCTTCTATTTCTTTCGGCAGCGAGGCGGCGACTTGCACGCCAGAGGCCGGCTTGGTGCCTTGATTGGTGACCCGGATTTCGTACAACGTTTCGCCAGCGACTTCGATGGGATCATCGCGATCGACGATTTCCAACACGACCGACGACACGCCTTCGACACGCGTGGTCGTGTGTGCGACGGCGTTCACGCCTGAGTCCGCCTTCACTTCGGTCGTGACCGTGTGCTCGCCCAATTGGGCAGGAATGAGTTTCACTTCGACCGTGGTCGAAGCGTTCGGTTCGAGCCGACCAACGAACCAGGCGACTTGCCGCGCGTCGCTGTCATAGTCGCCGCCGGCCGTGGCCTCGACAAACTCGAATCCCGCCGGCACGTTCTCGATCACCTGCACGTTGTTGATCGGCGCCGGACCCGGGTTTTCCAGCCGGATCACGTAATTGGCCTGACGTTCGACATAGCGCAGTTTCGGTCCCTC harbors:
- a CDS encoding serine hydrolase domain-containing protein, whose product is MIRGLTWIAVFFAIAIHPCRVVRAETTPTDAFDGRVKALMLKYEVPAGAVAVTKDDRLVYAQGFGFTDRDGADAVRPETLFRIASVSKPITCVAILRLVDVGQLKLDDRAFDRLPQFNLDDVPELDERLRTVTIRQLLEHSGGWDRDVEFDPMFRAVEVAQELHEPAPARPDTVIRYMLRSKLDSEPGARTAYSNFGYCILGRVIETVTGKNYGQAVQELVLGPAGIQRMRLGKSRLAERAPDEVWYDDEVVGETTTSVFPDDRDPVSWCYGGFHLEAMDAHGGWLASPIDLMRFATAVDGRRGTALLTPDSLREMTQRPSYAPQPTDGAYMGLCWNLRDAGQDKNWWHTGSLPGTSSLLVRTHHGFAWAAVFNDRPAKARDRNAFHEELDALFWQAIEEIDAWPAEDLFPHFP